The Radiobacillus deserti genomic interval CCTTTCTTTGTTATGGCAACTCAAAACCCAATTGAATATGAAGGAACTTATCCGTTACCGGAGGCTCAATTAGATCGTTTTCTGATTAAGTTGAAGATGGGTTATCCTTCGGAAGCAGAAGAGTTAGAAATGCTAGACAAAACTTCCGCTCACCATCCAATTGAAACAGTTGAACCGGTTATGACGAGAGAGGAACTAATGGAGACACAAGAGCAAGTGAAGCAAGTTCATATTGAAAAGAACATTCAACGCTATATCGTGCACCTGGTAACAGAGACTCGTCAGCATCCTTCTGTCTATTTAGGGGTTAGTCCACGTGGGTCAATTGCCTTAATGCGAGCGGCGAAGGCTTATGCATTTATCCATGATCGCGATTATGTGGTACCAGATGACGTTCAGTATCTTGCTCCATTTGTACTAGCGCACCGAATTCTTTTAACATCTGATGCGAAATTCGAAGGACTTTCGTCACAAGATATAGTGGATCAAGTACTTCACACCGTCCCAGTACCGATTCGAAAGGAATATCGTGAATGAAATGGGTAGCAGGGTTTACTTCTAAGTTCCTATTTATACTGTTTCTGTTTGTCTTATTTTTCTCTTATGCGATGTTTCAAGGTGGTTTTGTAAGCTGGTTTTTGTTTTATAGTTTTTTACCTGTTCTTCTGTATATGGCTGGTTTGCTGCTTTACCCTATTTCAAATTGGGAAGTGAAACGGACATTAGATAAGTACGTTACAAAAGCTGGAGAGCAGGTGCACGTTCAAGTCTCATTGACGAGAAGATACGCATTTCCAATCTACTACTGCATTATTGAAGAAACAATCCCACTATCGTTGCAACGAAAGGATACCCATCATCAAAAATATCAAGCGATGCATGACAGGGACGCTTTACGAAAGAACCGTCTCGTGAAGCTCGTTTCTTTTCCGTGGTTTCGAAAAGAAATCCAATTCGACTATACGCTAGATCAATTACCCCGCGGAGAACATTCATTCCGTCAGATTCGCATCAAAACTGGGGATTTATTTGGCTTTATCAAAAAAGAGCACGTCTATGAAGTGACGAGTAAGATGCTCGTTTATCCAAACGAACCCGAAATGGTAGTCCGAGAGCGTGTTAGCAGCTATGAAGAAGGCTCTACCACTTCCTATAATGTGAATGTCAAACATACAAACGTTGTGACAGGGGTCCGGGAATATATGCCAGGGGATCGTTTCTCTTGGATTGATTGGAAGACGACCGCCAAGAAAAATGCGGTTATGACGAAAGAGTTTGAGCAAGAGAAAAGCTCTAGTATTCTAGTTATGTTGCATAGTGGACATCATGACAACTTCAATCCGGTTGCCTATGAAGCTAGTATTGAAATCACGGCTTCATTGATTGAGTCGATAAAAAAGCATTCATCAAGAATGGCTTTTCTATCCTTAGGGCAAGAACGTGTCTTTTTCCCGTTTCAGCAAAGTCCGGGGAAACTTGATATGATTAAAACGCATTTAGCGAAGGTACAAGCTGTACCAAGCGTGCCATTCTCTAAGCAAGTAGTGAATGAGAGTAGAAATATTCCAGAAGGCGTTGTGATCATGTTAGTTGTTTCGCACTTTGACGAAAATCTAGAGCTTGTGATTGAGCAGCTTAAACAAAAATGCAAAAAAATTGTAGTCTTTTATGTCCATCCGAAAGCGCAAGAGATTGGGGAAGAAAGAGCTTGGCTACAAAAGCTGAATGTAAGTGGTGTCGTGATTAATGAGTTGACCGAAGAGCAATTAGTTCAGCAAAAAATAGAGGTGAGCACATAATGGGTGGAATGAATCTAGGATTTCAACAGCGAGTGTATCAGTCTATCATCTATCTGTGTGGGTTTTTGTTGTTTTGGGAATGGTTACGTCCGTTAGAAGAAATTTCAGATACGGGTAGTGTTCCAGTATTCGTGCTTTATGCGGCATTTTGCTTTCTGATTTCTTTTTTTCAGGTGCGTTGGTGGATTTCCTTCCCGCTAAAGCTTGCTGGAATGTTATTTATTCTAGACAGCTTATTTTTATCGGAAGCGTTATTTAGTAAACCGTGGTTTACTGTTTTATATCTGCACATTACCTATAATATAGACCTTATTATGTCGCAAAGCTGGGGCGAGATGACGCCGGTATTTCGCAGTGCGTTATTCTTAATTTTGCTATGGCTGATGAGTTATTTGCTATATTACTGGTTCGTGGTCGCGAAGCGAATTTTTACGTTCGTTTTGCTAACGTTTATTTATATGACAGTGTTAGATACGTTCACTGCTTATGAAGCCGACCAGGCGATTGTGCGGACCTTTATTGTTTCTTTACTAGCGCTAGGCTTGTCAAACATTACAAAAGAAGTAGAGCATGAAGCGATTTCCTTTCAAGGGCTTCGCAAGCTATGGAAAGTCGCACTACCACTTATTTTGTTCGTCTCTTTATCTACAGCTGTAGGATTCGCCTCTCCTAAATTGGATCCGCAATGGCCGGATCCAGTACCGTTTATAAAAAGCACAGCCGAAAATGCTGGTTTTGGAGAAGGGGGATCCGTCATTCAAAAGGTTGGATATGGAGAAGATGATTCTCGATTAGGTGGATCTTTTGTGCAAGATGAATCTCCTGTGTTCCAAGCGCTATCTCCGGATAAGCAATATTGGAGAATTGAATCTAAAGACGTTTATACAGGGAAAGGCTGGGAGCGTTCAGAGGGTTTAGATTACCAAATTCAAGAAAATGGAAAAATTGATTTAAATATGTTCGAGGGAAATGTCAAAACAGAAAAAAGGCAGGCGTTCATTAAATTTGAGCAAAATGCATTCTTCTCAAGACTCGTATATCCATATGGGGTACGTGAAGTGTCTGGGGAAGAAGAATTCGATTATCTATTAGATCAACAATCTGGGATTATTTCCACAGAAGGCTCTGAGCAACAACAATATGCTCAAAATTATCAAGTTACGTATGATAGTCCCTCTTTTTCGTTTAATCAAATGAGGGAAGCTAGTGAAGACGACCCGGAAGAGATAAAAGAACAGTATTTACAATTGCCGAGAAGCTTACCTAGGCGGGTTGGCGAATTGGCGGAAGACATTATTGGCTCCAACGATAATCGGTATGACAAAGTAAAAGCGGTCGAGCAATATTTTAACTCTAATGGATTTGAATATCAGACGAAGGATGTTCCGGTTCCCGACCGTAATGAAGACTACGTAGACCAATTTTTATTTGAATCTAAGGTTGGATATTGCGACAACTTCTCTACGTCTATGGTTGTATTGTTACGCACGTTAGATATTCCAGCGAGATGGGTAAAAGGATTCTCTGGAGGAGAACGTGTGAGTAACCAGCCAGAGGATATACCAGATGATTTGGATCTTTACCAGATTACGAATTCCAATGCTCACTCATGGGTAGAGGTTTATTTTCCTGAAATCGGTTGGGTTCCATTTGAGCCGACGCAAGGCTTTAACAGCTCCGTAGATTTTTATGAAGAAGTGGAAGAAGAGGTGCAACAAGATGATCAGCCTGCCGTTCCAGCTTCTCAACAAGAGGGGGCAGCTGGTGGTAAGCCTCAAGAAATAGAAGATGAACCAGCAGCTTCAACAGGTGGGGTTACAACTCCAGAAACCTCTTCATTTGGTTGGTTAAAGTGGCTTCTCTTAGCAATCCCTGTAGTAGCAGCTGTACTTGTGTACTTTTCTCGTTATAAATGGATGACTGCCTGGAAAATTCGCAAATTCAAAGGTAGCGATGAAGCGAATATTTATCAGGATGCCTATCATTATCTGTTAAAAGTATTAGCTCATAAAGGAATTCATAGAGTGGATGGTCAGACATTGAGAGAGTTTGCTAAAGAAGTAGATCGTCAGTTTGAGACGAATGAGATGAGTCGACTCACACATCAATATGAGCGAATTCTTTATCGGAACGACGAAGAGTCAACGCAATGGATGAAGATGACCGAATTGTGGGAAAATTTAATCAAGAGAGCATTGTCTTGACCATGCTTCCTGCCTCCTGTAGAATGATAGAAATTCAAGCGTGAAAATAAAATAGTAGCCTCATATATACTCGATAATAAGGGTCGAGAGTCTCTACCAAGATACCGTAAATATCTTGACTATGCAGGTGGAAGTCTTAGTATGGACATAAAATAGATTTCTACCTTTTTATAGGTAGAAATCTATTTTTATAGGTGTAACACGA includes:
- a CDS encoding AAA family ATPase; its protein translation is MSQQTFLFNPKINKVLKNISKVMVGKEEPAMLSLVALLSGGHVLLEDVPGVGKTMLVRTLAKSLDCEFKRIQFTPDLLPSDVTGVSIYNPKELEFEFRGGPILGNIVLADEINRTSPKTQSSLLEGMEEMSVTVDGNTIPLKKPFFVMATQNPIEYEGTYPLPEAQLDRFLIKLKMGYPSEAEELEMLDKTSAHHPIETVEPVMTREELMETQEQVKQVHIEKNIQRYIVHLVTETRQHPSVYLGVSPRGSIALMRAAKAYAFIHDRDYVVPDDVQYLAPFVLAHRILLTSDAKFEGLSSQDIVDQVLHTVPVPIRKEYRE
- a CDS encoding DUF58 domain-containing protein, producing the protein MKWVAGFTSKFLFILFLFVLFFSYAMFQGGFVSWFLFYSFLPVLLYMAGLLLYPISNWEVKRTLDKYVTKAGEQVHVQVSLTRRYAFPIYYCIIEETIPLSLQRKDTHHQKYQAMHDRDALRKNRLVKLVSFPWFRKEIQFDYTLDQLPRGEHSFRQIRIKTGDLFGFIKKEHVYEVTSKMLVYPNEPEMVVRERVSSYEEGSTTSYNVNVKHTNVVTGVREYMPGDRFSWIDWKTTAKKNAVMTKEFEQEKSSSILVMLHSGHHDNFNPVAYEASIEITASLIESIKKHSSRMAFLSLGQERVFFPFQQSPGKLDMIKTHLAKVQAVPSVPFSKQVVNESRNIPEGVVIMLVVSHFDENLELVIEQLKQKCKKIVVFYVHPKAQEIGEERAWLQKLNVSGVVINELTEEQLVQQKIEVST
- a CDS encoding transglutaminase TgpA family protein, whose protein sequence is MGGMNLGFQQRVYQSIIYLCGFLLFWEWLRPLEEISDTGSVPVFVLYAAFCFLISFFQVRWWISFPLKLAGMLFILDSLFLSEALFSKPWFTVLYLHITYNIDLIMSQSWGEMTPVFRSALFLILLWLMSYLLYYWFVVAKRIFTFVLLTFIYMTVLDTFTAYEADQAIVRTFIVSLLALGLSNITKEVEHEAISFQGLRKLWKVALPLILFVSLSTAVGFASPKLDPQWPDPVPFIKSTAENAGFGEGGSVIQKVGYGEDDSRLGGSFVQDESPVFQALSPDKQYWRIESKDVYTGKGWERSEGLDYQIQENGKIDLNMFEGNVKTEKRQAFIKFEQNAFFSRLVYPYGVREVSGEEEFDYLLDQQSGIISTEGSEQQQYAQNYQVTYDSPSFSFNQMREASEDDPEEIKEQYLQLPRSLPRRVGELAEDIIGSNDNRYDKVKAVEQYFNSNGFEYQTKDVPVPDRNEDYVDQFLFESKVGYCDNFSTSMVVLLRTLDIPARWVKGFSGGERVSNQPEDIPDDLDLYQITNSNAHSWVEVYFPEIGWVPFEPTQGFNSSVDFYEEVEEEVQQDDQPAVPASQQEGAAGGKPQEIEDEPAASTGGVTTPETSSFGWLKWLLLAIPVVAAVLVYFSRYKWMTAWKIRKFKGSDEANIYQDAYHYLLKVLAHKGIHRVDGQTLREFAKEVDRQFETNEMSRLTHQYERILYRNDEESTQWMKMTELWENLIKRALS